The following are encoded together in the Prionailurus viverrinus isolate Anna chromosome B3, UM_Priviv_1.0, whole genome shotgun sequence genome:
- the BRF1 gene encoding transcription factor IIIB 90 kDa subunit isoform X4 — protein MHDFRRTVKEVISVVKVCESTLRKRLTEFEDTPTSQLTVDEFMKIDLEEECDPPSYTAGQRKLRLKQLEQVLSKKLEEVEGEISTYQDAIENELESSRPKAKGALANLTRDGSVEDTTSSVFGEDDAEDEELEAAASHLNKDFYQEILGSGLSSSSEGAGDPEGGARPPALESLLGPLPTAASLGISDSIRECISSQSQDPTDACGDGELDLSGIDDLEIDRYILNEAEARVKAELWMRENAEYLREQREKEARIAKEKELGIYKEHKPKKSCKRREPIQASTAGEAIEKMLEQKKISSKINYSVLRDLNSKGGGGLQEEDAQPEGRTATRKLSRRKTPARRHRADPGTSVGKRLRPMASAQPAKKAAAGEPLPLSPSTLGAEPARPTAVLVESGPVSYHPEDDPDEDDPDEDDGEPCVSALQMMGSGDYGCDGEEDDGY, from the exons ATGCACGATTTCCGGAGAACCGTCAAAGAGGTCATCAGCGTGGTCAAGGTGTGCGAGTCCACGTTGCGGAAGAG GCTGACGGAGTTCGAAGACACGCCCACCAGCCAGCTGACCGTGGACGAGTTCATGAAGATCGATCTGGAGGAGGAGTGTGACCCCCCTTCGTACACAGCTGGGCAGCGGAAGCTGCGCCTGAAGCAG CTTGAACAAGTTCTGTCCAAAAAACTGGAGGAAGTTGAAG GTGAGATATCCACCTACCAGGACGCGATTGAGAACGAGCTGGAGAGCAGCCGGCCCAAGGCAAAGGGGGCCCTCGCCAACCTGACCAGAGACG GCTCCGTGGAGGACACCACGTCCAGTGTATTTGGGGAAGACGATGCCGAGGACGAGGAGTTGGAAGCCGCTGCCAGCCACCTGAACAAGGACTTTTACCAGGAGATCCTTGGTAGCGGCTTGTCCAGCAGTTCCGAGGGGGCCGGAGATCCCGAGGGGGGCGCCAGGCCCCCTGCCCTGGAGTCCCTGCTTGGCCCCCTGCCCACCGCGGCCAGCCTGGGCATCTCAGACTCCATCCGAGAGTGCATCTCCTCCCAGAGCCAGGACCCCA CGGACGCGTGTGGGGACGGCGAGCTGGACCTCAGTGGCATCGACGACCTGGAGATCGACAGG TACATCCTGAACGAGGCGGAAGCCCGCGTGAAGGCCGAGCTGTGGATGCGGGAGAACGCAGAGTACCTGCGGGAGCAGAGGG AGAAAGAAGCAAGAATAGCAAAGGAGAAGGAGCTTGGCATCTACAAGGAGCACAAG CCCAAGAAGTCCTGCAAACGCCGGGAGCCGATCCAGGCCAGCACGGCCGGGGAGGCCATCGAGAAGATGCTGGAGCAGAAGAAAATCTCCAGCAAGATCAACTACAGCGTGCTCCGGGACCTCAACAGCAAGGGCGGGGGCGGTCTGCAGGAGGAGGACGCACAGCCCGAGGGGCGGACCGCCACCCGGAAGCTGTCTCGGAGGAAAACGCCCGCCAGGAGGCACAGGGCCGACCCCGGGACCAGCGTGGGGAAGAG GTTGAGGCCAATGGCGTCTGCGCAGCCGGCCAAGAAGGCGGCCGCAGGAGAG CCCTTGCCCCTGAGCCCGTCCACCCTGGGAGCCGAGCCCGCCAGGCCCACGGCGGTGCTGGTGGAGAGCGGGCCCGTGTCGTACCACCCCGAGGACGACCCCGATGAGGACGACCCTGACGAGGACGACGGGGAGCCCTGTGTCAGCGCCCTGCAGATGATGGGCAGTGGCG ATTATGGTTGTGACGGCGAGGAGGACGACGGGTACTGA
- the BRF1 gene encoding transcription factor IIIB 90 kDa subunit isoform X3 — protein sequence MTALRLLQRMKRDWMHTGRRPSGLCGAALLVAARMHDFRRTVKEVISVVKVCESTLRKRLTEFEDTPTSQLTVDEFMKIDLEEECDPPSYTAGQRKLRLKQLEQVLSKKLEEVEGEISTYQDAIENELESSRPKAKGALANLTRDGSVEDTTSSVFGEDDAEDEELEAAASHLNKDFYQEILGSGLSSSSEGAGDPEGGARPPALESLLGPLPTAASLGISDSIRECISSQSQDPTDACGDGELDLSGIDDLEIDRYILNEAEARVKAELWMRENAEYLREQREKEARIAKEKELGIYKEHKPKKSCKRREPIQASTAGEAIEKMLEQKKISSKINYSVLRDLNSKGGGGLQEEDAQPEGRTATRKLSRRKTPARRHRADPGTSVGKRLRPMASAQPAKKAAAGEPLPLSPSTLGAEPARPTAVLVESGPVSYHPEDDPDEDDPDEDDGEPCVSALQMMGSGDYGCDGEEDDGY from the exons ATGACGGCCCTGAGGCTCCTGCAGAGGATGAAGAGGGACTGGATGCACACTGGCCGGCGCCCCTCGGGCCTCTGTGGAGCAG CACTTCTGGTTGCAGCCAGGATGCACGATTTCCGGAGAACCGTCAAAGAGGTCATCAGCGTGGTCAAGGTGTGCGAGTCCACGTTGCGGAAGAG GCTGACGGAGTTCGAAGACACGCCCACCAGCCAGCTGACCGTGGACGAGTTCATGAAGATCGATCTGGAGGAGGAGTGTGACCCCCCTTCGTACACAGCTGGGCAGCGGAAGCTGCGCCTGAAGCAG CTTGAACAAGTTCTGTCCAAAAAACTGGAGGAAGTTGAAG GTGAGATATCCACCTACCAGGACGCGATTGAGAACGAGCTGGAGAGCAGCCGGCCCAAGGCAAAGGGGGCCCTCGCCAACCTGACCAGAGACG GCTCCGTGGAGGACACCACGTCCAGTGTATTTGGGGAAGACGATGCCGAGGACGAGGAGTTGGAAGCCGCTGCCAGCCACCTGAACAAGGACTTTTACCAGGAGATCCTTGGTAGCGGCTTGTCCAGCAGTTCCGAGGGGGCCGGAGATCCCGAGGGGGGCGCCAGGCCCCCTGCCCTGGAGTCCCTGCTTGGCCCCCTGCCCACCGCGGCCAGCCTGGGCATCTCAGACTCCATCCGAGAGTGCATCTCCTCCCAGAGCCAGGACCCCA CGGACGCGTGTGGGGACGGCGAGCTGGACCTCAGTGGCATCGACGACCTGGAGATCGACAGG TACATCCTGAACGAGGCGGAAGCCCGCGTGAAGGCCGAGCTGTGGATGCGGGAGAACGCAGAGTACCTGCGGGAGCAGAGGG AGAAAGAAGCAAGAATAGCAAAGGAGAAGGAGCTTGGCATCTACAAGGAGCACAAG CCCAAGAAGTCCTGCAAACGCCGGGAGCCGATCCAGGCCAGCACGGCCGGGGAGGCCATCGAGAAGATGCTGGAGCAGAAGAAAATCTCCAGCAAGATCAACTACAGCGTGCTCCGGGACCTCAACAGCAAGGGCGGGGGCGGTCTGCAGGAGGAGGACGCACAGCCCGAGGGGCGGACCGCCACCCGGAAGCTGTCTCGGAGGAAAACGCCCGCCAGGAGGCACAGGGCCGACCCCGGGACCAGCGTGGGGAAGAG GTTGAGGCCAATGGCGTCTGCGCAGCCGGCCAAGAAGGCGGCCGCAGGAGAG CCCTTGCCCCTGAGCCCGTCCACCCTGGGAGCCGAGCCCGCCAGGCCCACGGCGGTGCTGGTGGAGAGCGGGCCCGTGTCGTACCACCCCGAGGACGACCCCGATGAGGACGACCCTGACGAGGACGACGGGGAGCCCTGTGTCAGCGCCCTGCAGATGATGGGCAGTGGCG ATTATGGTTGTGACGGCGAGGAGGACGACGGGTACTGA
- the BRF1 gene encoding transcription factor IIIB 90 kDa subunit isoform X2, with the protein MSQSESTTCQTKRQGVACAPAQARGMPARAQHPAPGSSCGRDVDPCLYIPRFAHLLEFGEKNHEVSMTALRLLQRMKRDWMHTGRRPSGLCGAALLVAARMHDFRRTVKEVISVVKVCESTLRKRLTEFEDTPTSQLTVDEFMKIDLEEECDPPSYTAGQRKLRLKQLEQVLSKKLEEVEGEISTYQDAIENELESSRPKAKGALANLTRDGSVEDTTSSVFGEDDAEDEELEAAASHLNKDFYQEILGSGLSSSSEGAGDPEGGARPPALESLLGPLPTAASLGISDSIRECISSQSQDPTDACGDGELDLSGIDDLEIDRYILNEAEARVKAELWMRENAEYLREQREKEARIAKEKELGIYKEHKPKKSCKRREPIQASTAGEAIEKMLEQKKISSKINYSVLRDLNSKGGGGLQEEDAQPEGRTATRKLSRRKTPARRHRADPGTSVGKRLRPMASAQPAKKAAAGEPLPLSPSTLGAEPARPTAVLVESGPVSYHPEDDPDEDDPDEDDGEPCVSALQMMGSGDYGCDGEEDDGY; encoded by the exons ATGTCTCAGTCGGAGTCCACGACCTGCCAAACAAAGCGGCAAGGTGTGGCGTGTGCACCTGCACAAGCACGAGGGATGCCCGCACGGGCCCAGCATCCGGCCCCAGGAAGCAGCTGCGGGAGGGACGTGG ACCCGTGCCTGTACATCCCACGCTTTGCCCACCTGCTGGAGTTTGGGGAGAAGAACCACGAGGTGTCCATGACGGCCCTGAGGCTCCTGCAGAGGATGAAGAGGGACTGGATGCACACTGGCCGGCGCCCCTCGGGCCTCTGTGGAGCAG CACTTCTGGTTGCAGCCAGGATGCACGATTTCCGGAGAACCGTCAAAGAGGTCATCAGCGTGGTCAAGGTGTGCGAGTCCACGTTGCGGAAGAG GCTGACGGAGTTCGAAGACACGCCCACCAGCCAGCTGACCGTGGACGAGTTCATGAAGATCGATCTGGAGGAGGAGTGTGACCCCCCTTCGTACACAGCTGGGCAGCGGAAGCTGCGCCTGAAGCAG CTTGAACAAGTTCTGTCCAAAAAACTGGAGGAAGTTGAAG GTGAGATATCCACCTACCAGGACGCGATTGAGAACGAGCTGGAGAGCAGCCGGCCCAAGGCAAAGGGGGCCCTCGCCAACCTGACCAGAGACG GCTCCGTGGAGGACACCACGTCCAGTGTATTTGGGGAAGACGATGCCGAGGACGAGGAGTTGGAAGCCGCTGCCAGCCACCTGAACAAGGACTTTTACCAGGAGATCCTTGGTAGCGGCTTGTCCAGCAGTTCCGAGGGGGCCGGAGATCCCGAGGGGGGCGCCAGGCCCCCTGCCCTGGAGTCCCTGCTTGGCCCCCTGCCCACCGCGGCCAGCCTGGGCATCTCAGACTCCATCCGAGAGTGCATCTCCTCCCAGAGCCAGGACCCCA CGGACGCGTGTGGGGACGGCGAGCTGGACCTCAGTGGCATCGACGACCTGGAGATCGACAGG TACATCCTGAACGAGGCGGAAGCCCGCGTGAAGGCCGAGCTGTGGATGCGGGAGAACGCAGAGTACCTGCGGGAGCAGAGGG AGAAAGAAGCAAGAATAGCAAAGGAGAAGGAGCTTGGCATCTACAAGGAGCACAAG CCCAAGAAGTCCTGCAAACGCCGGGAGCCGATCCAGGCCAGCACGGCCGGGGAGGCCATCGAGAAGATGCTGGAGCAGAAGAAAATCTCCAGCAAGATCAACTACAGCGTGCTCCGGGACCTCAACAGCAAGGGCGGGGGCGGTCTGCAGGAGGAGGACGCACAGCCCGAGGGGCGGACCGCCACCCGGAAGCTGTCTCGGAGGAAAACGCCCGCCAGGAGGCACAGGGCCGACCCCGGGACCAGCGTGGGGAAGAG GTTGAGGCCAATGGCGTCTGCGCAGCCGGCCAAGAAGGCGGCCGCAGGAGAG CCCTTGCCCCTGAGCCCGTCCACCCTGGGAGCCGAGCCCGCCAGGCCCACGGCGGTGCTGGTGGAGAGCGGGCCCGTGTCGTACCACCCCGAGGACGACCCCGATGAGGACGACCCTGACGAGGACGACGGGGAGCCCTGTGTCAGCGCCCTGCAGATGATGGGCAGTGGCG ATTATGGTTGTGACGGCGAGGAGGACGACGGGTACTGA